From the genome of Primulina huaijiensis isolate GDHJ02 chromosome 11, ASM1229523v2, whole genome shotgun sequence:
CAACTAGAgatatatcatcaaaatacaTACATAGTTACATACTCTCTATCAGGATCAATCACATCTTCTTCGATTTTTCGTCGTCCCGACGACCTTGTAGAGTCAAAGCTACCTTAAATCGAATAATCTATAGCCAATTAATGGAGAGAGTTAGCAAGATGGTGTCCGAGAAACCAGTGGTGATCTTCAGCAAGAGCTCGTGTTGCATGAGCCACACCATCAGATCACTCTTTAGTGATTTCGGAGTCCACCCGACGGTCTATGAGCTCGATGAGATTTCCCGAGGCCGCGAGATTGAGCAAGCACTCTCGATACTCGGCTGCAACCCGACGGTTCCGGCGGTGTTCATTGGTGGCGAGTTTGTCGGAGGAGCCAACGAGGTGATGAGCCACCACATCAAGAGGTCACTAAAGCCCATGCTCAAAAGGGCTGGTGCCCTGTGGGTCTAATTGAACCAGCATATGACGTACGAATTAGGCAGACACGAATAATGATGCATTTTGTTGCATCTAATGTCAAATTATACAAGTCGAGAGACGTAGTTAGAGCAAGTGAGCCTTTGAGTTTTGACTGTTtaataaaactttaaatttgGAGAAATTAATGCGAACGCAAGAAATGATCCATatggcttaattaattaaattcaagtGTTCGCTCCTTAATTGCATGTGTTACTATCTAGAAGGGAACAATTTGACCTCGTTGGATGGATGAATTAATTTGCGGGAAAGCTAAATAGCTACAAGAAACTAATATAAATGTCGCTATTTTAATACTTTTTTAAAGGAAATGTGGTCatgatcatatatatatactagtgcATCGACGTTTGTGTTGCGTGCTTGTACAATATTTTGtagaatttatttgatttatatttaaatggtgatcaaaatataattataaaaaatagtgagagAATACActgcaattttgatatatgaaataaaaaaataaatagaaaaaaagagaaaaaagacTCAAGTAAGAATTTAATTTGCAACTTGATGCTTAGGGAACAAAAATTCTATCTTCTGTGCTTAGGTGATTTacattaaaaattttaacaattattaaaacatacaataataaaaaaagttaaTTATTCTAAgtatctcaaacttaataatagaGTACATATATAAATTTAGGGGCAAAGGAGGGAAAAATGAGACCCGATCAAATTAGTTAAATGATAAGGTATGATAGACTGGAGAAGATATTGCAAACGTAGTTTTGCATGAAACTACAAAAATTGAATTCTACATAATACATATAACTTGAGAAGATATATTAAGTTGCATTATCTAACTAAATGTATATAGACACACACTTacgtatatatttttgaaaggaAGAATAACTATTTTTTCTTGTAActtgtacatttttttaaaaaaatcatattatatgTTCAATTCACGATTTTACTCGACTTTCACTTTTCCCTTGATTTTTAGTCATTTTCCCCCATATTGTTGACGTGAAACCGGATATGTCAGCATTTCAGTGTCAAGTCAATATTTTTCAGTATCACGTAAGTATTTCGATAAAAAAAAGGACTATAGTGAGAAAAAAATACAACTTAATAAACCAAAATCGTTAATTGATCAATAACATAATCGAATATGAAATGTGTACAAATTACAGTGCCAAGATTATCATTCTGCCCTTTCAAAAATAAATCCAGTGGTAGATGAAGTCCAATACATGCAATGCAGGTACGTACACGAGAAGCAACTTTAGGAAGCGGCCTCTGAGATACTGTAGGGGTAATTATATTGCGAGCTGAGTGTgtgagttttcttttcttttttccgtttcttaattttttaatagagttaaatgttttatttaatacGAAGATGATGCACAAAGTGACACACAAATAAACAGTTTTAGTATCATGAAATAGACAAAATTAAAGATTCTAATTTAAAAAAAGATCTAATTTAGCATTATATTGTATTCAAATGTatgtttacattttttttctttcttttttttaaggaaaataaTGAGATTGTGTCGTCATCCGATTTTCAGATATATTTTGtcaattattttgttttgatagAGTAATTAATAAAGTTTTATAATAATGTTAGATAAATAGAAAAagttaaactttaaaatttttgtttcacGAACATTGTTGAATACTATTGAAGTGAGTGAATTAAAGATTTAATGTtggatatttaataataaatatataaattattttattgaattcatttaTCACAACGAGTCAGGAATTCATATGgaattaattatcaaaaaatataaataatagtaAACTTACACCCAAATACAGTGAATGATCTAACGTTGGAGTTATTGATCTTCCAAGACAATATATAATCgatcattttatttttcctcAGATGAGGGAAGAAGCTAGTTGTGCCTTGGGACTATAACCATATATATAACCTAAGCAATATTCGACTCATCGTAAAAGACTTAATTAAGTTGAGTTTCTACACATAAAACATAtcatatcaatttatttaataatttggaaACTGATAATTATAACATTTGTTAGATAACTTCTCTATGTACacttttcaaatactctgaCACGTACAAATCAACCTTTATAGAAAGTTAAAGTGGGGATATATCGGAACTCATTTATGAAGGAAAACACCGAAAACATGAATATAATTGATATTGATGATTAGTATGTCtattaactaaataaaattgCGATTCTTCTCATAAAAagtaaaattgtatttttcatgcatttttaatttttttgaagttttagTTTTTTTGTATTGTCAATTTTCAGTTTAATCAGCTATATTTGTTTTCTAACAATTTTTGTCATTTATCCAATATGTCGCTGACATGTCACCAAAATGTGTAATATTTGCTACATCAGCATtctcaataaaaaaaactaaaattgtcaaaaaataaaagataccAAACCAAAAGATTAACGATACAAAATAGATTATTAAAATCgcaaaaaatcaaaaaatcgaTTTTTTCTATTTGTCACGCTccgagcccgggcccgcgcctgcgtgactgcacaatgggcccctataaCAACTaattcgtattcgtcctcgctttacgaaaatgattaactcaagttgctatagaagtccattataagccattataaactcattttaaatatttgatttttcagatgtgggacaagggtatcacaatcaccccaacttcagaacgcgacgtcctcgtcgcggcctgacccctcgatccaccagcaccgagaatctagaggtggctcctacaggttcaagaggtggttcccggtcatgtagcacttttccctgcatagcacttatttcccggtgttccatgccggtgaccagctctgataccattctgtcacgcaTCGAGCTcgggcccgcgcctgcgtgactgcacaatgagcCCCTATAACAACTaattcgtattcgtcctcgctttacgaaaatgattaacccaagttgctatagaagtctattgtaagtcattataaactcattttaaatctttgatttttcagatgtgggacaagggttaGTTGGGAAAAAATCCATTAATTATAACTACTATTCTGTCGTTGAGTCCATGTTGTACGCCAGAGAATCAATAACCCACGAGGTAACATAACGTAGGCGTTGGGATTTGGGCCCTCATTTTGCACACACTTGTGTTTTCTTCTGTGGAGAATTAGATACGAATATTTGTTTTTCAGAACGAAAAATTTTAGGTCCCAAATGGATAAATTCAACTTCGTTCTCAACCTAATTTGATGCCTTGTGGAAAGATACACGAGAAAGTTAAATGGACCACATATATTTATCACAATCAGAATTCATTAAACCTTCTAAGAGTATCTTATAATAACAAGAAGAAAATGATAATGAGCTAAATTAAAATGCTCAAAGatcgttatttttatttttaaaaaaaaaactttaatttatgtgtgtgtatatatattatgattgcttctattttatatataataggGTGATACATATGTATCAACTACTTTCCTTAAATCAAGAAATAAATTACACTACTCTCGATCCTACCCAATTAATCTTCAGGGAAACTAAAGTTTTTGGTTCCTCCTTTGGCTTTTGTAAAGTAAGTATTCAAAGTTTGGTTtgatatactaatttttttttttccgtttGAGTTTTGATATAACACTAGAAAATATTGATATAGCGTTGGAAAATACTAACGTGACATCAGAAATTACTTATGTGGAATAGAAAATTTTTGATTTGTCTGGTGTCACATcaacaattaaatcaaaatatattaaaattaaaaaagctagTTCACCATACCAAAGTTTGACAAGTTGGTgaaccaaaacaaaaaatgagACTAGTTAATCTTTACATGCAACATCATCAATATGCAATAACATTAAGCATATCCAAGTTTTTTTGAGGAATtatctttgaaattttgaataagTTGAATTaggaaaaattgtaattttactcTTGTAAATTGACTTGTTTTGagttttaatcatttaatttgtcaatgtttggttttcatcccataatttaattttttttgtcttcTTTTCGCTCAAAGCTACTAAACCTGTAATATATAGCTAGGGAAACGACTACcgttttttcttctattttgaaatattgagtctcattttgattttttttttgtttggattTAATTTAGTATGTGTAATAGAAGTTTATTCTCGCTACATAGCTACGTAGAAGAGCATAAATgtaaaataaacaatattcaaTGAGATTAGTCATtgttggcaaaaaaaaaaaaagaagaaaaaaccgatcaaaacaaaaaaaatccaagttatTGAATGATAACCAAAAACTGACAAATTACATtactaaaactcaaaacagaccaATTAATGTtactaaaattacaatttttatgcTGAATTATAAGCCATGCTCCAAGATTTTGAGTTCGGCTACAGCTTGGCTCTCATGAGCAAGTTGCTCGGTTGTAATCTGCGTTAGACCATGCACGTTTTTTTACGTTAGTGTGTGCTAAAATCATCTTCAATGTGTTACTTCACTCTAGAAAAAGTCACCGGAGCACCGTCCAAAATGTACACATAATTAACTTATGTTCATACTTTTTTCCCCAAAAAGATTATCCATGAATGGAAAATCCTTCTATAGCAGTATGACCGAGTTCTTATCGTTTTACCACAAGTTATAGCTAatagtaatggtgcaactcaaatcttttaaaccgcacagcagctaaAGCATCACGGTTcaatcgctctaccaagcagggacaattattacacccaacaatctccttcccaataattgcactccttgcaatcaatgagaatcgaacccatgaccttggctctgataccaattgtaggaccgagcacTTACCGCTTTACCACAAGCTATAACTagtagtaatggtgcaactcaaatcttttgaaCCGCACAGCAGCTAAAGCActacggttcgatcgctctaccaagtagggacaattattacacccaacACCTTCATATGGGTCAGAAGCCCCTTGACTCGGACAAGATGGAAAATCAAAGAATGTATACGAGTAAGTAACGATAGGAGAGAAAAATTGCAAACACCGACTCTCAGAACATATTTCCCGCAATATTTAAGTGAGGAATATACACCACACGATGATCGATCCTGCAATGCTAGAGAATACATTCCCACATCAACCAAAACTTTACCAACTCGCTTATGCTCCTGGGACTTGTTCATACTACTTTTATATTGACATATATGTTATCTATAAGCTCGCTCTCTAATTTACACATGCAGCCAGGGACGGAGCTACCCCAAAGGCTGGGGTGGGCTCCAGCcctggttaaaaaaaaaatttattagtaattatagtatatatataattttagccTACATTAAAGTTTTGTcaagttcataaaataattatatttactaacttaacccactaaaattatttttaacccATTTATTTATAAGAGAAATTACTCTATCAACTGTACTTTTGTAAGCAAGGGCCTCGAGTTGAAAAAAGTTGTGAGGATGAGGATTTGAAAGGAATTTCTGGTAAGAGATTTGAAAAGCTTATGCGGCAGAGGGCCTCGATTGAGTTTGCACGAGGTGAAATGATTGTTTTTTGCTACTTAATTAGTTTATTCCATTTATTATGCAGAAAGATTCAAACTATGGTTTGGTTGAGTTTGTAGTTACTTTTCAGCTTATGTAGTGATGAAGTCATAGAAGATTAGATTTTTGGCAGGTATAGAGCTTGATATTAACTTCTGCATGATGTATATTTTTAGTGGATTTTCTGTTTTTCCCGCCCCAACGCGAGTTTCGAGCAGAAAGTTTCACCCGGGGCACTATGCCAGGAAAAATCTTCCGCCCTAGCATGCCTGCCTCGCGGCTCCGGTACATTTTTcttaaagatttgatttgtcTTGTTTTAACGTTTCATGTTTTTACGGCAACAACTGAACAATCATTCTCAACTATGAAATTTCTTAATACATCTCTCTAGAATAAGATGAAAGAAGAGTTATTggcaaattatataattatctacATTGAAAGAAAGTTTAGTGCAATGATAGATACTGATTCAATAATCGATGAGTTTTATTCGACGAAAAACAGCAGGACAGTAGCTTATATCTATTTCTTGTCACTATTGTTTATCGAGTCATTCAGCCCTAGGTCAAAAAATTTTCTGGCTACGTCCCTGCATGCAGCTTcgtaaaattttggaaaataatcTTAATCTTGGTCAAACTAAAATTTTGAGAAAGTTCTATTCATATACATTTGTGAGGGTTAGTTCTCATATAAACATGACACATTACATTACCGATCCTTATAAATCTCataattaattgatatttaaatgagtgaaaatagtattattaatttattttcttgtaattcaAGCCATCCAACTGCTCCAATTTGCGTTTAATCGCGCTTTAATTATATAACAAGATAGATTACATAgtagaaattaatattttaaaatttgttttgtatatTTGTGGAAATTTGAATTGGTAATAGAATTCGTATAGGTTAGGAAGATATATTATAGttgatttttatcatgaaaactaataagaaattaaacacaCACGAGTGACCATGCACGTGTTTTTCCACGTTTGTGTGTGTACTAATTTGGTTGAATGGAAAGGGGAATAATATGAAATACATAGTGGGAATAATGAGAAGCAAAGATTTACGCAGAGATTCGTGTTATCATGCATGCTCTTTATCCTATGTGATATAACACATCAATCACCCTCAACCAATGCTTCAAATAAGGTAGTCACTtcaccaaaaataaaaacaaagctacaattattaataaaatattcttgACCATATGTTTGTGAGAatggaaaattatataatatataatatatataataaaataaaatgctgCAATCAATCCAATAATATTTCGTAAGTACTACGGCCTTCTTTAAAATCGAGATTTCTATTTAAATAGCATCCGTGCAGTGCCCATTTTCCTCACACCAAAACCTCCTACCAACAAATCACCACACGCTATATTTCTGACCCcgagatttgaaatttaaagcaTTTTCAAATCCAATGGAGAGAGTAGGCCTCATGGTATCCGAAAAACCCGTCGTCATATTTAGCAAGAGTCAATGTTGCATCAGCCACAGCGTACGGGCACTCCTTCACGACTTCGGGGTGAACCCTACGGTGCATGAGCTCGACAAGATCCCGGTCGGTCTGGAAATCGAGCAAGCTCTGTTGAACATCGGTTGCAATCCCACCGTCCCAGCTGTGTTCATTGGTGGCATGTTCGTGGGAGGAGCAAATGAGGTCATGAGTCTCCACCTCAAGAGGTCCTTAAGGCCCATGCTCCAAAGGGCTGGTGCGTTGTGGGTCTAAGATCACAGTAGTCGAGTGTCTATTTTATCCGATTCGAATAATAATTCATGCGGCCGGTTGCTGCATGTTATGTCAAATCTAGCTAGTTCGTGCATGGGGACTAATTAATTAGTAAGGATTTAGGGACAGAAAGGGAGCCGATTTATGTCTGCGTATATTTTTCCTAACATTATAAACTAAATGTTGTGTTCGTACTATATAAGATTTGTCGCACCTCAACATGCTATCTTTGGCacgcataaaaaaaaaaaaaccggtCTTCTAGcgatgatttttgaaaaaccatTACTAAAAACCATCACAATCTAAAAATTTCCCACGGATTATGTACACTAAGAAAATTGCAACCGTTTTCAGAAACTATTGATAAATTTAGCAACACATTGCCAAATGATAGATTTCAAATACATTCGAATGTTATTTGTCAAAATTACGTGATCTTGCAGTATTAGTGATTTGTTATTTATTGTTGTTTATTACGTGcatgaataataaaataatgaacACAAAGACACCTGGATTTTAACGTA
Proteins encoded in this window:
- the LOC140988193 gene encoding monothiol glutaredoxin-S5-like; translation: MERVSKMVSEKPVVIFSKSSCCMSHTIRSLFSDFGVHPTVYELDEISRGREIEQALSILGCNPTVPAVFIGGEFVGGANEVMSHHIKRSLKPMLKRAGALWV
- the LOC140988550 gene encoding monothiol glutaredoxin-S5-like, whose translation is MERVGLMVSEKPVVIFSKSQCCISHSVRALLHDFGVNPTVHELDKIPVGLEIEQALLNIGCNPTVPAVFIGGMFVGGANEVMSLHLKRSLRPMLQRAGALWV